A window of the Nitrospirota bacterium genome harbors these coding sequences:
- the secA gene encoding preprotein translocase subunit SecA produces MFGTLLNKVFGTKNERELKRLWPIVEQVNSLEATVKNLTDIQLRDNTEKFRKRLESGESLDDILPEAFATVREASRRKLQMRHFDVQILGGIVLHEGKIAEMKTGEGKTLVATLPVYLNALENKGVHVVTVNDYLAKRDTQWMGPVYHFLGLSIGVIQHDSSFLFDPSYFSNDKRFDFLRPCTRKEAYSADITYGTNNEFGFDYLRDNMKYDLSEYCQRELNYAIVDEVDSILIDEARTPLIISGPSEESTDKYYRIDKIIPKLKKDVDYTIDEKARTAILTDEGNIKIEKMLGVGNLYDPSNIELVHHILQALKAHTLFKRDVDYVIKDGEIIIVDEFTGRLMPGRRWSDGLHQAIEAKEGVKIESENQTLATITFQNYFRMYNKLAGMTGTADTEAEEFAKIYNLEVIVIPTNKPMIRIDHPDLIYKTEKGKFNAVLKEIEELHKKGQPILVGTISIEKSEILSHFLKKRGIPHSVLNAKYHEREAEIIAQAGRSGSVTIATNMAGRGTDIILGGNPEGLTRELLKDKKDYTEDDWKASFIKAEELCIKDREKVVSLGGLHIIGTERHEARRIDNQLRGRSGRQGDPGSSRFYLSLQDDLMRIFGSDKISGLMDKLGMDEDMPIENKMVTKAIENAQKRVEAHNFDIRKHLIEYDDVMNKQRTEIYSFRKDILQSSNLKERLFNMAESIVEELLDIYCPEEKHIDDWDWKGLKDAVYSIFAFIIDIENADRENLRESLIAEIKSFYDKKESEIGSDVVRYLERVIMLQVIDTQWKDHLLAMDHLKEGIGLRGYGQRDPLVEYKKEAFDLFADMTSRISTEILSRLFKIQVQKRETIKKEPVRQLRLSYNRGEGSSGVQTVKRGRKIGRNDPCPCGSGKKYKKCCGINA; encoded by the coding sequence ATGTTTGGAACATTACTAAACAAGGTTTTTGGAACAAAAAATGAGCGCGAACTGAAACGTCTATGGCCTATTGTAGAACAAGTTAACAGTCTGGAAGCAACAGTTAAGAACCTCACAGATATCCAGCTCAGAGACAATACCGAAAAATTCAGAAAAAGACTCGAATCTGGTGAATCACTGGATGATATCCTTCCAGAGGCTTTTGCAACAGTTCGAGAGGCATCAAGACGAAAGCTTCAAATGAGGCACTTTGATGTGCAGATACTTGGTGGTATTGTTCTACACGAAGGCAAAATTGCTGAAATGAAAACTGGAGAGGGAAAAACTCTTGTGGCTACCCTACCCGTCTATCTGAATGCCCTGGAAAACAAAGGTGTTCATGTTGTAACTGTAAATGATTATCTTGCTAAAAGAGATACCCAATGGATGGGACCTGTTTATCATTTTCTTGGTTTATCAATCGGTGTTATTCAACATGATAGTTCTTTTTTGTTTGACCCTTCTTACTTTTCAAATGACAAGCGATTCGATTTTCTTAGGCCATGCACAAGAAAAGAGGCTTATTCAGCAGATATCACATACGGCACAAACAACGAATTTGGCTTTGATTACCTAAGGGATAATATGAAATATGACCTTTCGGAATATTGTCAAAGAGAATTAAATTATGCGATTGTTGATGAGGTTGATAGTATACTTATTGATGAAGCAAGAACACCTCTGATTATATCCGGACCTTCAGAAGAATCAACTGATAAATATTATAGAATTGATAAGATCATACCAAAGCTTAAAAAAGATGTTGATTATACTATTGATGAAAAAGCACGAACAGCGATTCTAACAGACGAAGGAAATATAAAAATTGAGAAAATGCTCGGAGTAGGTAATCTCTATGACCCATCTAATATTGAACTTGTTCATCATATTTTACAGGCTTTAAAAGCACACACGTTATTCAAAAGGGATGTTGATTATGTCATCAAAGATGGAGAGATTATCATAGTAGACGAATTTACAGGAAGACTTATGCCTGGAAGACGATGGTCTGATGGACTTCATCAAGCAATTGAGGCAAAAGAAGGTGTAAAAATCGAAAGTGAAAACCAGACGCTTGCAACAATAACTTTTCAGAACTACTTTAGAATGTATAACAAACTGGCAGGCATGACTGGTACCGCTGATACCGAAGCAGAAGAATTTGCCAAAATATATAATCTTGAAGTAATTGTAATCCCAACGAATAAACCAATGATACGCATAGATCATCCAGATCTCATTTATAAAACTGAAAAAGGTAAATTTAATGCTGTCCTTAAAGAGATTGAAGAACTTCACAAGAAAGGGCAGCCAATCCTTGTGGGAACAATTTCTATCGAGAAGTCAGAAATATTAAGTCATTTTCTTAAAAAAAGAGGAATACCACATTCTGTTTTAAACGCAAAATATCATGAAAGAGAAGCCGAGATTATTGCCCAGGCTGGGAGAAGCGGTTCTGTTACTATTGCAACAAATATGGCTGGACGAGGAACAGATATTATCCTTGGTGGTAATCCTGAAGGACTAACGAGGGAATTATTGAAAGATAAAAAAGATTATACTGAAGATGATTGGAAAGCCTCATTTATAAAAGCAGAGGAACTTTGTATAAAAGACAGAGAAAAAGTGGTTTCTCTTGGAGGACTTCATATAATCGGTACAGAACGTCATGAAGCAAGAAGAATAGATAATCAGCTCAGAGGACGTTCAGGAAGACAGGGAGACCCTGGTTCTTCGAGATTTTATCTTTCACTTCAAGACGATCTTATGCGAATTTTTGGGTCAGACAAAATTTCAGGCCTTATGGATAAACTCGGCATGGATGAAGATATGCCGATAGAAAACAAGATGGTTACAAAAGCTATCGAAAACGCACAGAAACGTGTTGAGGCGCACAATTTTGATATTAGAAAACATCTCATAGAATATGATGATGTAATGAATAAACAGAGAACAGAAATATATTCTTTCAGGAAGGATATTCTCCAGAGTTCAAACCTCAAGGAACGTTTATTCAACATGGCAGAGAGTATTGTTGAAGAGTTGCTGGATATTTACTGTCCAGAAGAAAAACACATCGATGATTGGGACTGGAAAGGACTCAAAGATGCTGTTTATAGTATATTTGCATTTATTATTGATATTGAAAATGCAGATAGAGAAAATCTCAGGGAATCACTTATTGCTGAGATAAAAAGTTTCTACGACAAAAAAGAATCAGAGATAGGCAGTGATGTTGTGAGATATCTCGAAAGAGTCATTATGCTACAGGTTATCGATACCCAGTGGAAAGACCATCTACTTGCCATGGATCATTTAAAGGAAGGCATTGGTCTTAGAGGCTATGGACAACGAGACCCTTTAGTTGAATACAAGAAAGAAGCTTTTGATTTATTTGCAGATATGACATCAAGAATTTCTACAGAAATCCTCTCACGTCTCTTTAAAATACAGGTTCAAAAAAGGGAAACAATAAAAAAAGAACCCGTGCGGCAGTTGCGATTAAGCTATAACAGGGGTGAAGGATCTTCAGGGGTTCAAACTGTTAAACGAGGGAGAAAGATCGGGAGAAACGATCCTTGCCCTTGTGGTAGTGGAAAAAAATACAAAAAATGTTGTGGAATAAATGCCTAA
- a CDS encoding sensor domain-containing diguanylate cyclase, translated as MPKIFLIGNIALRDDIDDALSTSGFFVTKIENFDKALSVNYNETDLLIIDKKQSREPSLRKLIKITKNIPKIIISENLSTKGFGFWLKEPFTYPLFSPGIKEIKHFIDRLLREKKTFFDNTKLKNELSLAQREINFYEDVSKTLTSSLDLGNSLKKVMERIKDMTKAEAWSILLIDQETGDLVFEKMESKKAKVIRKFRLKIGEGIAGWVAQEGIPLIVPDVTKDKRFFGEIDKAIHFKTKSLLCVPIKSQNQVIGVLELVNKKTGNPFKKDDLDLVIRIIDQLAIAIERTSLYQRMKELAITDDLTKLFNTRYLNRTIEVEIQRASRYNTSVSLIFMDIDYFKNVNDRHGHLIGSKILVEMAQLLLKSLRTVDIVARYGGDEFVIVLPQTSPDAAAQIAERMRKAIEDYTFLKKEGYLLKLTASFGVASYPESAKTKEDLIRLADEAMYRVKYHTRNAVYAIV; from the coding sequence ATGCCTAAAATATTTTTAATTGGAAATATTGCACTCAGAGATGATATTGATGATGCACTCTCAACATCTGGCTTTTTTGTAACAAAGATAGAAAATTTTGATAAGGCATTATCCGTAAATTACAATGAAACAGATCTGCTAATTATAGATAAAAAACAATCCAGAGAGCCTTCACTCAGAAAACTTATTAAGATAACAAAGAATATACCCAAAATTATAATTTCAGAAAATCTCTCAACAAAAGGTTTTGGTTTCTGGCTCAAAGAACCTTTTACATATCCATTGTTTTCACCAGGTATTAAAGAAATTAAACATTTTATTGACAGGCTATTGCGAGAAAAAAAGACTTTTTTTGATAATACCAAATTAAAAAATGAACTATCTCTTGCACAACGTGAAATTAATTTTTATGAAGATGTAAGTAAAACACTCACATCTTCTCTTGATTTAGGCAATAGCCTTAAGAAAGTAATGGAAAGAATCAAAGATATGACCAAAGCAGAAGCTTGGTCAATACTTCTGATAGATCAGGAGACCGGTGATCTTGTATTTGAAAAGATGGAGAGCAAAAAAGCAAAAGTGATACGTAAATTCAGATTAAAAATAGGAGAAGGTATTGCAGGATGGGTTGCTCAGGAAGGAATCCCTCTTATTGTTCCAGATGTTACAAAAGATAAACGATTTTTTGGTGAGATAGATAAAGCTATACACTTCAAAACAAAATCTCTATTATGTGTGCCTATAAAAAGTCAAAATCAGGTAATAGGCGTTCTTGAACTTGTAAATAAGAAAACAGGAAATCCTTTTAAAAAAGATGACCTTGATTTGGTGATAAGAATAATTGATCAATTAGCAATAGCCATCGAAAGGACTTCGCTATATCAAAGGATGAAAGAACTTGCTATAACGGATGATTTAACAAAGCTCTTCAATACTCGATATCTGAACAGAACAATAGAAGTTGAGATTCAACGTGCAAGCAGATATAATACTTCTGTATCCTTGATATTCATGGACATCGATTATTTTAAGAATGTCAATGACCGTCATGGACATCTAATAGGTAGTAAGATTCTTGTTGAAATGGCACAGCTTCTTTTAAAAAGTTTACGAACAGTGGATATCGTTGCAAGATATGGTGGAGATGAATTTGTTATTGTGTTACCCCAGACATCTCCTGATGCTGCAGCTCAAATTGCTGAAAGAATGAGAAAGGCCATTGAAGATTATACTTTTCTAAAGAAGGAAGGTTACTTGCTTAAATTAACTGCAAGTTTCGGGGTTGCTTCATATCCAGAAAGTGCAAAAACGAAGGAGGATCTTATAAGACTTGCTGATGAAGCAATGTATAGAGTTAAATATCATACAAGGAATGCAGTTTATGCTATAGTATAA